Proteins found in one Pempheris klunzingeri isolate RE-2024b chromosome 6, fPemKlu1.hap1, whole genome shotgun sequence genomic segment:
- the slc35a3a gene encoding solute carrier family 35 member A3a, which translates to MASSRLKYLSLGVLVFQTTSLVLTMRYSRTLQAEGPRYLASSAVVVAEVMKILTCVLLVFKEHSYSMRALNSVLRQEIVHKPIETLKLAIPSGIYTLQNNLLYVALSNLDAATYQVTYQLKILTTALFSVSMLGRRLGVYQWLSLLILMAGVALVQWPSESAVAPEKEALSTGSQFVGVTAVLVACCSSGFAGVYFEKILKESKQSVWVRNIQLGMFGLVFGLFGMLAYDGERVKESGMFQGYNTVTWAVVALQALGGLVIAAVIKYADNILKGFATSLSIILSTLISYFWLQDFDPTGVFFLGAILVIVATFLYGYEGKPSPNPSRA; encoded by the exons ATGGCCTCGTCCCGGCTGAAGTACCTCTCTCTGGGGGTGCTGGTGTTCCAGACCACCTCCCTGGTGCTCACCATGCGGTACTCCCGCACCCTGCAGGCCGAGGGCCCGCGGTACCTGGCCTCCTCAGCGGTGGTGGTGGCCGAGGTCATGAAGATCCTCACCTGTGTGCTGCTCGTCTTCAAGGAGCACA GTTACAGCATGCGAGCTCTGAACAGCGTCCTGCGTCAGGAAATTGTCCACAAACCAATAGAAACGTTGAAGCTGGCGATCCCCTCGGGGATCTACACTCTGCAGAACAACCTGCTGTACGTCGCCTTGTCCAACCTGGACGCAGCCACCTACCAG GTGACGTACCAGCTGAAGATCCTCACCACCGCTCTGTTCTCGGTGTCCATGCTGGGCCGCAGGCTGGGCGTCTACCAGTGGCTCTCACTGCTGATCCTCATGGCCGGAGTGGCTCTTGTGCAG TGGCCCTCTGAGTCCGCGGTGGCCCCAGAGAAGGAGGCCCTCTCCACAGGCTCCCAGTTTGTCGGCGTGACAGCGGTTCTGGTGGCGTGCTGCTCCAGTGGGTTCGCTGGTGTCTACTTTGAGAAGATCCTAAAGGAGAGCAAACAAAGTGTCTGGGTCCGCAACATCCAGCTCG ggATGTTTGGCCTGGTGTTTGGCCTCTTTGGGATGCTGGCCTACGACGGAGAGAGGGTGAAGGAGTCGGGAATGTTTCAGGGATACAACACAGTCACCTGGGCTGTCGTAGCGCTGCAG GCGCTGGGTGGTCTGGTCATAGCAGCGGTCATCAAGTATGCAGACAACATCCTCAAGGGCTTTGCTACGTCGCTCTCCATCATCCTGTCAACTCTGATATCGTACTTCTGGCTGCAGGACTTCGACCCCACTGG CGTGTTCTTCCTGGGGGCCATTTTGGTCATCGTGGCCACTTTCCTGTACGGCTACGAAGGCAAGCCTTCCCCCAACCCCAGCAGGGCGTAG